The following coding sequences are from one Collimonas arenae window:
- a CDS encoding bb3-type cytochrome oxidase subunit III: MRKTRRRWQGTPSRASARRHWHEPGSDLESACGRLRKIRPGFQGDRRGAAISVALWLFIGVATALFLLFIAAYVMRMDASDWSPLAMPWQLWLSSALLALASVLLQLAARAASVLLLQRARTRLLAAGMCGCAFLIVQWWGWLALQAIHVTTTGNPAGSFFYLLTAMHGLHVAGGLVAWGITAAGARRQDAGRLAWQIRLCARYWHFLLAVWLLLFAVLGWLTPDVVRMVCGVR; this comes from the coding sequence TTGCGCAAAACGCGCCGCCGATGGCAGGGGACGCCGAGTCGCGCATCGGCAAGGAGGCATTGGCATGAACCAGGCAGCGATCTTGAAAGTGCCTGCGGTCGGCTACGGAAAATCCGGCCCGGCTTCCAGGGCGACCGCCGCGGCGCCGCCATCAGCGTTGCCTTGTGGCTGTTCATCGGCGTAGCGACGGCGCTGTTCTTGCTGTTTATCGCCGCCTATGTGATGCGGATGGATGCCAGTGACTGGTCGCCGCTGGCCATGCCATGGCAGCTATGGCTGAGCAGCGCGCTGCTGGCTTTAGCCAGCGTGCTGCTGCAACTTGCCGCCAGGGCGGCTTCGGTGCTGCTATTGCAGCGTGCGCGCACCCGTTTGCTGGCTGCCGGGATGTGCGGCTGCGCTTTCCTGATCGTGCAATGGTGGGGCTGGCTGGCATTGCAAGCGATACATGTGACCACGACAGGTAATCCGGCCGGCAGCTTTTTCTATCTGCTGACCGCCATGCACGGTCTGCACGTGGCAGGTGGATTGGTGGCGTGGGGCATCACCGCCGCTGGCGCTCGTCGCCAGGATGCCGGACGCCTGGCATGGCAGATCCGCTTGTGCGCGCGTTACTGGCATTTCTTGCTGGCGGTCTGGCTCTTGCTGTTTGCGGTACTTGGCTGGCTGACGCCTGATGTGGTGCGCATGGTCTGCGGCGTTCGCT
- the ctaD gene encoding cytochrome c oxidase subunit I has translation MAYTDDSTHDNHDHGPQSFFLKYVWSQDHKVIAIQYASVAILAGLVGVGLSNLMRLQLGFPGKFAFIDAPHYYQFMTMHGMIMVIYLLTALFLGGFGNYLIPLMVGARDMVFPYLNMLSFWVYFLSVIVLMASFFVPGGPTGAGWTLYPPQAILPGTPGYEWGIILMLVSLLIFIVAATMGGLNYVTTVLQARTEGMTLLRMPLTVWGIFVATILALLAFPALFVSGVMMLLDRTLGTSFFMPSLVSMGQISGYKGGSPLLFQHLFWFFGHPEVYIVALPAFGIVSDLISVHARKSIFGYRTMVYAILAIGVLSVVVWAHHMFVSGMNPYFGFFFATTTLIIAVPTAIKVYNWLLTLWQGDIHLSVPMLFALGFISTFLIGGLTGLFLGNVSVDIPLSNTYFVVAHFHMVMGVSPLLVVFGGIYHWYPKITGRMLNETLGKLHFWVTFLGTYAIFFPMHYLGILGMPRRYYVFEGYKFIPQSAQTLNAFITVVALIVATVQLTFIFNLVWSVFRGKRADPNPWRAASLEWQTPSTPPAHGNWGPHLPVVYRGAYTYSVPGAEQDFIAQNAPPMAGDAESRIGKEALA, from the coding sequence ATGGCCTACACTGACGACAGCACCCACGATAATCACGATCACGGGCCGCAAAGCTTCTTCCTGAAATACGTCTGGAGCCAGGACCACAAGGTGATTGCGATTCAGTACGCCAGCGTTGCCATCCTGGCCGGGCTGGTCGGTGTCGGGTTATCGAACCTGATGCGTTTGCAGCTGGGATTCCCTGGAAAGTTCGCCTTTATCGACGCGCCGCATTACTACCAATTCATGACGATGCACGGCATGATCATGGTGATTTACCTGCTCACTGCGCTGTTCCTTGGTGGCTTCGGCAACTACCTGATTCCGTTGATGGTGGGCGCGCGCGACATGGTTTTTCCCTACCTGAACATGCTCAGTTTCTGGGTGTATTTTCTCTCGGTGATCGTGCTGATGGCGAGCTTTTTCGTCCCCGGCGGGCCGACCGGCGCGGGCTGGACACTGTATCCGCCGCAGGCGATCCTGCCCGGCACGCCGGGTTACGAGTGGGGCATCATCCTGATGCTGGTGTCGCTGCTGATCTTCATTGTCGCCGCCACCATGGGCGGCCTGAACTATGTCACGACGGTACTGCAGGCCCGTACGGAGGGCATGACCTTGTTGCGCATGCCGTTGACCGTGTGGGGCATCTTCGTGGCGACTATCCTGGCGCTGCTGGCGTTCCCGGCGCTGTTCGTGAGCGGCGTGATGATGCTTCTGGATCGTACGCTGGGCACCAGTTTCTTCATGCCATCGCTGGTGTCGATGGGACAGATCAGCGGCTACAAGGGCGGCAGTCCGCTACTGTTCCAGCACCTGTTCTGGTTCTTCGGTCATCCCGAGGTGTATATCGTGGCGTTGCCGGCGTTCGGCATCGTCTCGGACCTGATCAGTGTGCATGCACGCAAGAGCATCTTCGGCTATCGCACCATGGTGTACGCGATCCTCGCCATCGGTGTGTTGAGTGTGGTGGTGTGGGCGCATCACATGTTCGTCAGCGGCATGAATCCGTATTTCGGTTTCTTCTTCGCCACTACTACGTTGATTATTGCCGTGCCGACTGCGATCAAGGTCTATAACTGGCTGCTGACCTTGTGGCAGGGCGATATCCATCTATCGGTGCCGATGCTGTTCGCGCTCGGCTTCATCAGCACTTTCCTGATCGGCGGCCTGACCGGGCTGTTCCTTGGCAATGTCAGCGTCGATATCCCGCTCTCTAATACGTATTTCGTGGTCGCGCATTTTCATATGGTGATGGGCGTGTCGCCGCTACTGGTGGTGTTTGGCGGTATCTATCACTGGTATCCGAAGATCACTGGCCGCATGCTCAATGAAACCCTGGGGAAACTGCATTTCTGGGTGACCTTCCTCGGCACCTACGCGATCTTCTTTCCGATGCACTATCTGGGTATCCTCGGCATGCCGCGCCGTTATTACGTTTTCGAGGGCTATAAATTCATCCCGCAGTCCGCGCAGACGTTGAACGCCTTCATCACGGTGGTGGCGCTGATCGTGGCGACGGTGCAACTGACCTTTATCTTCAACCTGGTGTGGAGCGTGTTCCGCGGCAAGCGCGCCGATCCGAACCCGTGGCGCGCCGCTTCGCTGGAATGGCAAACGCCGTCGACACCACCCGCGCATGGCAATTGGGGCCCGCATTTGCCGGTGGTCTATCGCGGCGCCTACACTTACAGCGTACCTGGCGCAGAACAGGATTTCATTGCGCAAAACGCGCCGCCGATGGCAGGGGACGCCGAGTCGCGCATCGGCAAGGAGGCATTGGCATGA
- the coxB gene encoding cytochrome c oxidase subunit II, whose product MAMAAALVLIVFASVLFHFVSPWWATPLASNWRQMDDTLTITFVITGIFFVLINLFLVYTLLRFRHREGRIAAYAPENKRLERWLIIATSVAIMGLLAPGLFVYAAYVTTPANALQVEVVGQQWQWRFRYPGASGKLGRSSIDLVSAANPFGLDPADPSGRDNILVNNNEMHLPLNKPVKMLLRSQDVLHDFFVPPFRARMNMVPGMVTSFWFTPDKPGRYEVLCAQLCGVGHSGMRGYVVVEDEASFQHWLTAQPTFAQTMAPPSASGALAAAPTAAAAAIGGSGANTDAMVAQGKALSESKACVACHTVDGSPRVGPTWKGLFGKTETMENGSTAQVDETYLKNFIRNPQARVVKGFTPMMPKIEMTDAELEALVAYIKSIGVPPPAAPKQQAQQ is encoded by the coding sequence ATGGCCATGGCAGCTGCACTCGTCCTGATCGTCTTCGCCTCGGTGCTGTTTCATTTCGTCAGCCCCTGGTGGGCCACGCCGCTGGCGTCGAACTGGCGGCAGATGGACGATACGCTGACGATTACCTTCGTTATCACCGGCATCTTCTTCGTTCTGATCAACCTCTTCCTTGTCTACACGTTGCTGCGTTTTCGCCATCGCGAAGGCCGTATTGCGGCTTATGCTCCCGAAAACAAGCGGCTGGAACGCTGGCTGATCATCGCCACCAGCGTCGCTATCATGGGCTTGCTGGCGCCAGGGCTGTTCGTATATGCCGCCTATGTGACGACGCCGGCCAATGCATTGCAGGTGGAGGTGGTCGGCCAACAATGGCAATGGCGTTTTCGCTATCCGGGGGCAAGCGGCAAGCTGGGGCGCAGCAGTATCGACCTGGTCAGCGCCGCCAATCCATTCGGCCTCGATCCAGCCGATCCGTCCGGGCGGGACAACATCCTGGTCAACAATAATGAGATGCACCTGCCGCTGAACAAGCCGGTCAAGATGCTGCTGCGCTCCCAGGACGTACTGCATGATTTTTTCGTGCCGCCGTTCCGCGCCCGGATGAACATGGTGCCGGGAATGGTGACGTCGTTCTGGTTCACGCCTGACAAGCCAGGTCGTTATGAGGTGCTGTGCGCGCAACTGTGCGGGGTTGGGCACTCCGGCATGCGCGGCTATGTGGTGGTGGAGGACGAGGCCAGCTTCCAGCATTGGTTGACGGCGCAGCCGACCTTTGCGCAGACGATGGCGCCACCTTCCGCAAGTGGCGCGCTCGCGGCGGCACCAACTGCGGCCGCGGCTGCGATTGGCGGGAGTGGCGCGAACACCGATGCCATGGTGGCGCAGGGCAAGGCGCTGTCAGAATCGAAAGCTTGCGTTGCCTGTCATACGGTGGATGGCAGCCCGCGCGTCGGGCCGACCTGGAAAGGTTTGTTCGGCAAGACCGAAACCATGGAAAACGGCAGCACGGCGCAGGTCGACGAAACTTACCTGAAGAATTTCATCCGTAATCCGCAGGCCCGCGTGGTCAAGGGATTTACGCCGATGATGCCGAAGATAGAAATGACCGACGCCGAGCTGGAGGCATTGGTTGCCTATATCAAATCGATTGGCGTGCCGCCGCCGGCGGCGCCAAAGCAGCAGGCGCAGCAATGA
- a CDS encoding alpha/beta fold hydrolase, whose amino-acid sequence MPMIPSRFEFVPLRGLRYHVRHWGRVGAPKIFMLHGWMDVAASFQFVVDCLQHEWHVIAPDWRGFGLTEGPPVDTYWFPDYLADLDALLQHYAGDEAVNLLGHSMGGYAVGLYAGARPERVKTLINLEGFGGEHMAPELAPARYAKWLDQLRAPATMNTYSDVAAVAARLQKTNPCLSDERAAFLARHWSRQNDAGRWEILGDPAHKIVNPVLPRVEEMIACWRCISAPVLCVEAAETNMWLWMGGKESMRGEIDRRIAFLPHAESAVIADAGHMLHHDQPEALAVLIERFLQEHCGR is encoded by the coding sequence ATGCCGATGATTCCATCCCGTTTCGAATTCGTTCCCTTGCGCGGTTTGCGCTATCACGTACGCCATTGGGGCCGCGTCGGCGCGCCGAAAATTTTCATGCTGCACGGCTGGATGGATGTGGCCGCCTCATTCCAGTTCGTGGTCGATTGCCTGCAGCACGAATGGCACGTGATTGCGCCCGACTGGCGCGGTTTCGGCCTGACGGAAGGGCCTCCGGTGGATACCTACTGGTTTCCCGATTATCTGGCGGACCTTGACGCCTTGCTGCAACACTATGCGGGCGACGAGGCTGTCAATCTGCTCGGGCACAGCATGGGCGGCTATGCTGTCGGCCTGTATGCAGGCGCGCGCCCGGAGCGGGTCAAGACGCTGATCAACCTGGAAGGTTTCGGCGGTGAGCACATGGCGCCGGAATTGGCGCCGGCACGTTATGCCAAATGGCTGGATCAATTGCGCGCGCCGGCAACCATGAATACCTATTCCGACGTGGCGGCGGTGGCCGCACGCCTGCAAAAAACCAACCCGTGTCTGAGCGATGAACGGGCAGCTTTCCTGGCCCGGCACTGGTCGCGCCAGAACGATGCCGGGCGCTGGGAAATCCTTGGCGATCCTGCCCACAAGATCGTCAATCCGGTATTGCCGAGAGTCGAGGAAATGATTGCCTGCTGGCGCTGCATCAGCGCGCCGGTGCTGTGCGTTGAAGCCGCTGAGACCAATATGTGGCTGTGGATGGGCGGCAAGGAGTCGATGCGCGGCGAAATTGATCGTCGAATTGCGTTCCTGCCGCACGCTGAAAGTGCCGTGATAGCGGATGCTGGACACATGTTGCATCATGATCAGCCTGAGGCGCTGGCGGTGCTGATCGAACGCTTCCTGCAAGAGCACTGCGGCCGCTGA
- a CDS encoding patatin-like phospholipase family protein has protein sequence MQNKTVTLALQGGGSHGAFTWGALDRLLEDPRIDIEGISGASAGAMNAVAMSYGLAIGGRDGARQALADFWDSVSTKDLYSFMRPEALSEAGIASQATSSALLKHMFSVTRMFSPYQLNPFDLNPLRDILGKQIDFERLRSEGKVKLFIAATQVSTGRLRIFRNDDLTQDALLASACLPSMHHAVEIDGEAYWDGGLTANPPIFPLLHLCTSPDVVAVLLHPFRRPLTPTSTDEIGQRLSEISFSSTFFTELGGLALAKRETEADPQARGKMHERLKELAIHVIDSDALMSQLSVASKLNTKASFIHALRDAGRQRADIWLAEKFTGNTLHPNFDLDQFLA, from the coding sequence ATGCAAAACAAGACAGTGACGTTGGCGTTGCAGGGTGGGGGATCCCACGGCGCGTTCACCTGGGGTGCGCTGGATCGCTTGCTGGAAGATCCGCGCATCGATATCGAGGGCATCAGCGGCGCCAGCGCCGGCGCGATGAATGCGGTGGCGATGAGCTACGGTCTGGCAATCGGCGGCCGTGACGGTGCGCGCCAGGCCCTGGCTGATTTCTGGGATAGCGTCAGCACCAAGGATCTTTACAGTTTCATGCGGCCGGAGGCGCTGAGTGAGGCTGGCATCGCTTCGCAGGCGACTTCCTCGGCTTTGCTGAAACACATGTTCTCGGTAACACGCATGTTTTCTCCATACCAGCTCAATCCCTTTGATCTGAATCCGCTGCGCGACATCCTTGGCAAACAGATCGATTTCGAACGCCTGCGCAGCGAGGGCAAGGTCAAGCTGTTCATCGCGGCAACGCAAGTGAGCACCGGCCGGCTGCGTATTTTCCGCAACGACGATCTGACGCAGGATGCGCTGCTGGCATCGGCTTGCCTGCCATCGATGCATCATGCCGTGGAGATCGACGGCGAGGCGTATTGGGACGGCGGACTGACCGCCAATCCGCCAATATTTCCATTGCTGCATTTGTGTACCTCACCCGATGTGGTGGCGGTGCTGTTGCACCCGTTCCGGCGGCCATTGACGCCGACCAGCACTGACGAAATCGGCCAGCGGCTGAGTGAAATCAGTTTCAGCTCCACCTTCTTCACCGAATTGGGCGGCCTGGCGCTGGCCAAGCGTGAAACGGAAGCCGATCCGCAGGCGCGCGGCAAGATGCACGAGCGCCTCAAGGAATTGGCAATCCACGTGATCGATTCGGACGCGTTGATGAGCCAACTGAGCGTCGCCAGCAAACTCAACACCAAAGCGTCGTTCATCCATGCATTGCGCGATGCCGGCCGCCAGCGCGCTGACATCTGGTTGGCAGAGAAATTTACCGGCAACACGCTGCATCCCAATTTTGACCTCGACCAGTTTCTTGCCTGA
- a CDS encoding methyl-accepting chemotaxis protein, with amino-acid sequence MFSSLRIRLIAICLSIVVLSMLTVVFANFITTRTHTLESVNQQTLQLAASQSAEIAEWVHEKRTIVSSMSLAVNASDALPAIRAAQKAGGFDDAYIGYSDKRILFLHELPAGYDPTARPWFIKARQAGVPVLTSPYIDATTGKLVITFAEPVSAKNDVKAVLGADVMLESVVKTVNSVKPTPNSFAFLVDGSGNLITHPNPALSLKPVSELAPSLSAAKLAEVEQSKGSLDVHLNDRDGMLFVTRIEGTDWMLAIVLDRADATKALSSMLTTSAVTSLMIILLAALALTLLLTHSLRRLELIRNAMQEIASGDGDLTRRLDAHGVDELSQIATAFNLFVDKMANILGRIRHTSESVNVASREIAAGNLNLSARTEQQASSLEETAASMEQITGTVKQSADNARQANQLAESAAAVATQGGAVVSQVVATMGSISGSSKKIVDIIGVIDGIAFQTNILALNAAVEAARAGEQGRGFAVVASEVRNLAQRSATAAKEIKGLISDSVAQVETGSKLVGDAGATMDQIVDSVRRVTDIMAEISAASQEQTSGIEQINQAITQMDQVTQQNAALVEQAAAAAESLQEQAGDLSQIVAVFKLDTAAAPVAAIKSSAVSQLHVVKPAASEKAGARPSLKAAGSEMQQAAETSTTMKIANGGSTAGDDWTQF; translated from the coding sequence ATGTTTTCCTCGCTTCGCATCCGGCTCATCGCCATTTGCCTGTCTATCGTGGTGCTTTCCATGTTGACAGTGGTGTTTGCCAATTTCATCACTACCCGCACCCACACGCTGGAATCCGTCAATCAGCAAACGCTGCAGTTGGCGGCCAGTCAATCCGCCGAAATTGCCGAATGGGTGCATGAAAAGAGAACAATAGTTTCATCCATGAGCCTGGCAGTGAATGCGTCCGACGCGCTGCCTGCGATTCGGGCGGCGCAAAAGGCCGGCGGCTTCGACGATGCATATATCGGTTATTCGGATAAACGGATCCTGTTTTTGCATGAACTGCCGGCCGGCTACGATCCTACCGCCAGGCCGTGGTTCATCAAGGCCCGCCAGGCCGGTGTGCCAGTGCTGACGTCTCCATATATCGACGCCACTACCGGCAAACTGGTGATCACCTTTGCAGAGCCGGTCAGCGCAAAAAATGACGTCAAGGCAGTTCTCGGTGCGGATGTCATGCTGGAATCGGTTGTCAAAACCGTCAATTCGGTCAAGCCGACGCCGAACAGTTTTGCATTCCTCGTGGATGGCAGCGGCAACCTCATCACGCATCCCAACCCGGCATTGAGCCTGAAGCCGGTATCGGAACTGGCGCCGTCGCTGTCGGCAGCCAAATTGGCTGAAGTCGAGCAATCCAAGGGGAGTCTGGATGTGCATTTGAACGATCGCGACGGCATGCTGTTCGTGACCAGGATCGAGGGCACAGACTGGATGCTGGCAATTGTGCTGGATCGCGCCGATGCGACCAAGGCGCTGTCCAGCATGCTCACGACCTCGGCGGTGACGTCCTTGATGATCATCCTGCTGGCGGCGCTGGCTTTGACATTGCTGCTGACTCACTCATTGCGGCGCCTGGAACTGATCCGCAATGCGATGCAGGAAATTGCCTCGGGCGATGGTGATTTGACACGCCGTCTCGATGCGCACGGCGTCGACGAGTTGTCTCAGATTGCCACCGCCTTCAATCTGTTTGTCGACAAGATGGCCAATATCCTTGGCCGCATCCGCCACACCAGCGAATCGGTCAACGTGGCGTCGCGTGAGATTGCAGCCGGCAACCTGAATCTTTCCGCACGTACCGAGCAGCAAGCCAGCTCGCTGGAGGAGACTGCGGCTTCAATGGAGCAGATTACCGGTACCGTCAAACAAAGCGCAGACAATGCACGCCAAGCTAACCAGTTGGCCGAGTCGGCGGCGGCGGTGGCAACGCAAGGCGGTGCTGTGGTGTCGCAAGTGGTGGCGACCATGGGCTCGATCAGCGGCTCGTCAAAAAAGATTGTCGACATCATCGGTGTTATCGATGGCATCGCCTTTCAAACCAATATCCTGGCCTTGAATGCCGCCGTTGAGGCGGCCCGCGCCGGCGAGCAGGGCCGTGGCTTCGCCGTGGTTGCCAGCGAAGTGCGCAACCTGGCGCAGCGCAGTGCCACTGCTGCCAAGGAAATCAAAGGCCTGATCAGCGATTCGGTTGCCCAGGTCGAGACTGGCAGCAAGCTGGTTGGCGACGCCGGTGCGACGATGGATCAGATCGTTGATAGTGTCCGGCGTGTGACCGATATCATGGCGGAAATCTCTGCCGCCAGCCAGGAACAGACTTCCGGCATCGAGCAAATCAACCAGGCGATCACGCAGATGGATCAGGTCACCCAGCAAAATGCGGCGCTGGTGGAGCAGGCGGCTGCGGCTGCTGAATCGCTGCAGGAACAGGCGGGTGATTTATCGCAAATCGTCGCCGTATTCAAGCTGGACACGGCTGCAGCGCCAGTTGCTGCGATCAAGTCGTCGGCGGTTTCGCAGCTGCATGTGGTCAAGCCAGCGGCTTCGGAGAAAGCAGGCGCCAGGCCTTCGCTCAAGGCTGCAGGGAGTGAGATGCAGCAGGCCGCCGAGACGTCGACGACAATGAAAATTGCCAACGGCGGATCGACAGCAGGCGACGACTGGACACAGTTTTAA
- the dkgB gene encoding 2,5-didehydrogluconate reductase DkgB, with translation MSITIPQIGLGTFRLQGQVVIDSVRNGIEVGYRHIDTAQIYGNEVEVGQAMADSGVARDELFVTTKIWIDNLARDKLLPSLKESLRKLRLEQLDLTLIHWPSPNDAVAVEEYMAALAEAKAAGLTKAIGVSNFTNAQLQRAVATIGATEIATQQVEIHPFLQNRKVVEFARNLGIHITAYMPLAYGKVMQEPVLARIAERHNVNPAQVALAWSLQQGFAVIPSSTRRVNLESNMDVRAIALTAEDMTEIATLERNERLANPDGLAPHWD, from the coding sequence ATGAGCATCACCATTCCCCAAATCGGCCTCGGCACTTTCCGTTTACAAGGCCAGGTCGTCATCGACTCGGTGCGCAACGGCATCGAGGTCGGCTATCGCCATATCGACACCGCGCAAATCTACGGCAATGAAGTCGAGGTCGGGCAGGCCATGGCCGACAGCGGCGTCGCGCGCGATGAATTATTCGTTACAACCAAGATCTGGATCGACAACCTGGCGCGCGACAAGCTGCTGCCGAGCCTGAAGGAAAGCCTGCGCAAGCTGCGTCTCGAGCAGCTTGACCTGACCTTGATTCACTGGCCCTCGCCAAACGACGCGGTGGCAGTCGAGGAATACATGGCTGCTTTGGCGGAGGCCAAGGCAGCCGGATTGACCAAGGCAATCGGCGTGTCCAATTTCACCAATGCGCAATTGCAGCGGGCTGTGGCGACAATCGGCGCGACCGAGATTGCTACCCAGCAGGTCGAGATCCATCCTTTCCTGCAGAACCGCAAAGTGGTCGAGTTTGCCCGCAACCTTGGCATTCACATCACTGCGTACATGCCGCTGGCCTACGGCAAGGTGATGCAAGAGCCTGTGCTGGCGCGTATCGCTGAACGCCACAACGTCAATCCGGCCCAGGTTGCGCTGGCATGGTCGCTACAGCAAGGTTTTGCTGTGATCCCATCGTCGACCAGGCGCGTCAACCTGGAGAGCAACATGGATGTGCGAGCGATTGCGCTGACTGCGGAAGACATGACCGAGATCGCCACTCTTGAGCGTAACGAGCGACTCGCCAATCCGGATGGCCTGGCTCCGCATTGGGATTGA